GTCAGCGCACCGCTGGGATCCGTGTAGGCTACAACTTCTAAAGGGGCTTTCCCTTTCGGCCAGGGATGGCTGTTACGCTGAAAAGCCACGCCTCTGCGCGTGGCTTTTTTCTTGGCCTGTTTCCCGATTCACTTATTGGCACGCGACGCTCGATCACTATGCAATTTCAAGATTTACTGCAATCCGGACTTTCACTCTACCGCCAGGGCCAGCTGGCCGAGGCCGAGCAAAAGTTCCGCGCGGTACTGGCGCAGGATGCCAGTAATGTGGCTGCGCTCAATTTACTCGGCATGCTGTGCGTGAACAGCGAGCGAGCGGAAGAGGCGGTGACGCTGATTTCCAGCGCGCTGGAAGTCCGGCCGCAGGACCACCAGGCGCTGAGTAACCTCGGCCTCGCCTACCGCAAAATCGGGCAGCTCGAGCAGGCGGAGAAAAGTCTGCGCAGCGCGCTGAATCTGAACGCCGAAAATCCGCCCGCCTGGAATAATTTGGGCAGCGTGTTCAAGGACACCGGTCGGTTTCAGGAGGCGGTGAAATGCTTCGATGAGGCGCTGAAAAGGAATCCAAATTTTGCGCTGTGCTGGAGCAACCTGGCGCATGCGTTTGTGGAGCTGGACGAGTTGGGCAATGCCAAAAGGGCGGTGGAGCGCGCCCTGCAACTGGATCCGTCCCTGGCCGAGGCGCACTACAACCGCGGCGAAATCTGCCGCCGCACATCGCACTACGCTGAGGCCGTCAGGGCCTATGAAACCGCCCTGCAGCACAACCCGGATTTTTACGAGGCCCTGCTCGGCCTCGCCACCGCGCAGCGGGAGGCGGAGGACACGCAGGCGGCGCTGGACACCCTGCGGCAGCTGTTGCGCCGCAAGCCCGACCACGCCCAGGCGCACTGCAGTCTGGGCATTATTTATGAGCAGACCGGCGACAAGCCCCGCGCCGTGGAATGCTTTAAGGAGGCGATCCGGCTGGCGCCCGACGTGATCACGCCGCATTACCAGCTGGCACAAATCAAGGGGCGCACCAGTACGCCGGAGGAGCTGGCGCACATGGAAAAGCTGTGCGCGCGGCCGGGTATTGAAAACGACGAAGCCGATGCCGCCTACCTGTATTTCGGGCTGGGAGAGGCCTACGACAAAAATGGTGAAAGTGAGAAAGCGTTCGCCGCGTGGAGCAAAGCTAACGCCTTCCGCGCCAAGCGTTTTCCCTACGACGAGCAAAAACGCGCGGCCGATAAAGATGCGCTCCTCACCAATGCCACGCAGTTCAAGACGCGTGCGGAGGCCTTTGCCGTCCCGATTGCTGCGCCGCGAATGTTGTTTGTTATCGG
The nucleotide sequence above comes from Microbulbifer salipaludis. Encoded proteins:
- a CDS encoding tetratricopeptide repeat-containing sulfotransferase family protein, whose product is MQFQDLLQSGLSLYRQGQLAEAEQKFRAVLAQDASNVAALNLLGMLCVNSERAEEAVTLISSALEVRPQDHQALSNLGLAYRKIGQLEQAEKSLRSALNLNAENPPAWNNLGSVFKDTGRFQEAVKCFDEALKRNPNFALCWSNLAHAFVELDELGNAKRAVERALQLDPSLAEAHYNRGEICRRTSHYAEAVRAYETALQHNPDFYEALLGLATAQREAEDTQAALDTLRQLLRRKPDHAQAHCSLGIIYEQTGDKPRAVECFKEAIRLAPDVITPHYQLAQIKGRTSTPEELAHMEKLCARPGIENDEADAAYLYFGLGEAYDKNGESEKAFAAWSKANAFRAKRFPYDEQKRAADKDALLTNATQFKTRAEAFAVPIAAPRMLFVIGMPRSGTSLTDQVLASHSAIGSLGEVSFAYDMTNRVQALTGTAYPAGMSGLTEQQLAQLAGEYRQRIPQKLAGSAIVLDKTPMNYQCLGLLAEVFPDARFIHCQRNPIDNCFSIFKLPFAHNQEYSHSLAALAHHYGLYEDMMDCWKTLYPGRILDVRYEDTVADLEAQARGMAAFIGVDFEEAMLAFYEARRQVRTPSASQVRQPIYRSAVGAWRPYEQHLQPLIEALAEK